Within the Thunnus thynnus chromosome 23, fThuThy2.1, whole genome shotgun sequence genome, the region gcaggccggTTAAGTTCTTCAACATCAAACTGGTAAAACTATTTCTTTGTGGTTGTGTTGTCATATTGAAACAGGAAGGGGTCTTCCCCAAACTGCTAAAGGagaagttcacagttttttaagtctgtcttaaaacaatagttagGTACGCACATggacattgaaacaggttttgctcgctgtagtcattcctcctgttcatactggctgtttaAAGATCCCGTTCAAATGCGCTAACAATGTTAAccagtgatggaggacaaaatccacagtccttgttttgaacaaaaatgtattcagaagaAGCATAAAATTTCAAACTGTTGGATGTTTAACAATTTACCTGCCACGTCCTCCATATGTTGACTGCACTTCTTCCCAGGAGGCCTGTGTGTTAGATTACAAATCAGATTAATCACAAATACTGTAGAAttgtagtaaaataaaaatgcctcTTTAGGGAGAAAACTTGAGGATATAAGATCagacatttcatacacaaattTCTCAACATAAACTATAAAAAATTAGATATTTATGTAAAAGCTCTAACTATTTAGTTTGATTGATTAAGAAGAGCGTTCAATTCAAAGTTATTTTAAACAGAGTCTTAAATGAGTAAAAGGCCAAAAATGAACTGTGAGAGAGATTTTCTCAGATTGGACCCACCTTTTCTACATGGCTGTCATCTGCATAGTACCAGCACTGCTCCCTCTTGTCACGAACGTAGGCAGTATAGTGCCCAGACAATGCAAAACCAAAGTGCACTACCACTGCATACAAAGTGTACTTGCAGTCATTCTGGAAGAACAAATAATCTTttagatgacaaaaaaacacaatatccagatacagatacTCTACAGGACCTACAAATACCTGGGCAAAGTCTGCTAAGAATGCCTCACGAGGGATCTCAGAGAGGTCGAAGGTTTCTGGAAAAATGACTTTGCAACCAAGTTTTCGGGTGTAACCACGTTCATTCCGAAATCGTTTCAGGTGCACGCACAAGATAGGAGGCAGGGAGGTCAGTTTGATTccctgaaaaagagaaaagatgcaAAAGTTGATGACGATGTTGGCTTATATATTTTTAGGGGAAGCATTTAAACCAAACATTACCTGTTTAGATGGAGTCTTTTTTCCACACTCAGCACAAAAGCAGCAATCTATGCCGCGTAGCTCCTGGTGCTCAAAGAAGGATCTCATGCAGCTTTCCTGAAATGGTTCATGTTAGAAATACTTCAATGTTCAAATTCAGGAAAGTTTAACACAAAGTTTGACATTGtgagaaatacacttatttgctgttttcttgctgagggttggatgagaagattgataccactctcatgtctgttcACTACATATAAGGCTTTAGCTAACAGTCGGTTAGCTTACCTTAGCATGAAGACCggaaaaagggggaaacagctagcctggctctgtccaaataACAAAATTCACCTAACAGCACCTttaaagttcactaattaacatattatatcttgtttgtttaattcatataaaaacaacaagtgtagaaatgacaatttgtggtgCGTTTCTTactttattaattaaaaaaacattgcattCTCATTGCACATCTACCTGTTCAGCGACCTGAGAATTTGTACCACGGCTCTTTTTGAGACACTGTCCTCTAAGACTAAATTGTCTTGCCTCGCTGGTAAGTTGTTTTAagcgtctgccaaatgacaaagtgtaaatataaactgttgtttttacatttctgtttttgtacggattaaacaaacaagatataatgttttTAAGAGTGAGAATTAGAGGAGCTGGTAGGCAGGTTTTActacctttggacagaaccaggctagttgtttcccccgtttccaggctttatgctaagctaagctaaccagctgctggcagtAGAATCATATTTAGCGTACAAGCAtgattgatatcaatcttctcatctaactgaACTGCTCATCAAATGAGcccattttccaaaatgtcaaaatatttctttaaagcaatccacatttaaacaaaagagAGACTGCACCAGAGAATTGTGATCTTCCTTGATATGTAGTGACAGGCTGAGTTGGTAGGTGGCCAGAGTCTGGACGGAGTTGCAATTTAAACACTGGAGGTATGTCTCCTCTGAAATCTTGTACAGATTCTGGATGTCAAGAGCCtggcaggaaaaacaaactttgtaGATGATgcttttacagttaaaaaaaaactgaaaaaattcATGGTTACTTTCATGGCAAAGACAAACCAGTGCTTTGTCATCCATCTGCTGTTGCATGGAGTTCAGAATGGAGAGGAACACCTCATCAGCGTCATGCTGCACACTAACTGCAAAACATTTCCATTGTCAGAAGTTGTGAAATAAACCCACTAAACCCTAAAAATATGCAGCATTATTGTGCAATTTTGTGACTCTTACGTCGAATATAGTTTCTGtccagacagtgcaagaagtcACGGTGGTTAGCTGGCTGAGGGAGGTCACTCCGCATGGCCACAAGAACTTTCTTAAGCTGCTGAGGGACATTACAGCTGTCTGTTCTCTCACCAGCAGCGTCCCACCTTGTGCAATCCAAAAACCCTAGTTAATCATCACTTTTTGGTACATGAGTGAAGCATTTTTGTGTCTAGTCTTTGAGATGGTTTCATGAAGCCAAAAGGTCAtagaactttaaaaaaaaatatcactttaaCTGGATTTCTGAGGTTTTTAAACATCAAAAGCATTGGAAATTGGCTTAGAAATCACAATTGTAGTGAAATCTGGGATAGCATCAGTGTTCTTACTTGTCTAGTAGATCTGTTAGCTCCCAGGTGGCAGAAAAAGTCTGCAGTAAAGTGTTCACACAGCAGGACAAATAGTAGTTGCCGAGGCCTCTCATTCCTGTGACAGACCAACATTAAGGTTAAATAACACTTTTTATCTTCTGTCTGTGATAACTTGAACCAGAAATTGTTATCCATGGCTGGTTATACCACCAGGTGCCCACCTAGAGGCCCAGAATGCTAGTGGGCCATCGCATGcaaacagaagataaaaatgTAACAGTAAAGTCTTGCTTCACAGAACACCCAcatcatgtttatattttattcaaataaacagtcattttatagaagagaaacaagaaaaacatgcttGGTTTATTGGTTTAAGACTCTATGCACAGCAGGTTTATTTTACAGGGATCCGAGGCATAGTATTTTGCTTTTGACGCTGTGTAACTCACATGAAGGATTTATTGGTTGTGAGGCCTATAAAAAATGTCGTAATAGACAGTGAGAAATGTCCTGCAGAATGGGACCGCAAACAAACTCGTTACAGATCAGTGTCGGGGACATAGAGATCTTGATTTAATCATTAAGTTATAGCAGCCATAATGAACTTCTAGAGGTGTTGGGGTCCTTGAGATCCATAAGGACCCCTGTGAGGGTTTAGAGACGTTCAGGAATTTTCAAAGAAACTTCAGGAAGTAGAATAAAgtatttgtgaaaaaatgtcagTACCACTTTCTGATAAGCCGCCTTTTATAAGGGATTTATAAGCATTAATTAATGGCTTTGTTcatggttaataaatcattcactacacaatattaataagaatacattttgggttgccaggttgcaGAAAATCCTCCTCTAGCATCaaacttgttttgtctttttagtacTTCATCTCATCAGGAAGAATGTTTGGCCACTTACAAACTTTTGTTGATTGCTTAATAAAAATTGAGAGAGATCCATTATCAACAACTTAGTAGCATTTATAACTGCTGTCTTGATGACTTATTAGAAACTGAGAAACATGGGACCCTTATATATTCTGGAGGAAGATTTTCCAGAAactggcaacccaaaagttaAAGCATTAGTTGATGatttattaactctttataaAGGGTGACGTATCAGGAAGTGGTACCAAAACATCTAaaggtgaatgtttgttttgacatttaGAAACCACACTATTACAGGCCTAAATTATATAGAGATGTATGACCAGAAAACTAGAAACATCCATACGATGCAATGCCAAGAATAATATCCACACTTATGTTGAGAGGACTACTTTTGTCTGCTGTCTCAGTTCAATGTTTTGGGCTTTGAAAGGCCTTTCCAACATTTAGTCTATCATATGGAGGAGCAAATATATCACAAATTATTTACAATGCAGTCAAATAAAACGGAATCCTCAAACTAAACAGAATCAATACATCTCTGACAGTGTAATTATGAAGTTCATTTTCACAGTGGTAGCAGGCTATAGACTACTGTGTACTGCAGTAGTCTATagttattgtattatattgtaaagAGCGCTTTAATGAGCTTTAAgtcatatttaatattaaaaatcatcatcagacagaCTAAATGAGGTCCACTTACCGAAGCGGACGTCCCTCACATCAAATAAAAACGAAGGCCTATTGTTCCTTGCACCCATCAGTGTAGACTTCGCTTCGCACGGTATCAGTTTACCGACTGAATGTCTGACGGACAGACGAAGACTTGTCCCTCCTGCATTGCATAAACCGGTTTATTGAAAGGATATGAATCATATGTTTCGTTACTTATCGTGAAATGGGCTGTTCAAGCCCTGGACATCTCTATGTAAACACACCCCGGCACATCAGCTTAAGGTTCACTTTCGGTTTACAGTTCTGTGTTCGCCGCGTCGCTTCGCTTCGCCGGAATCGAAACTTAAACGAGTCGCCAGGTGCAATAACTATTGGTAATTAATTACTAGtctggtggaagaagtactgagatcttttacttaagttaaaGAAACAATACCACAATTAataaatactccattacaagtaaaaatcctgcattcaaaatcttagtTAATACTGACAGCCTCATTATGCAAACTGTCCCCATTTACAGTGTtatattttagagctgcaactattagtcaattaatcgattagttgacaactattaaaataatcaccaactattttgataagtgATATTGTccaaagtccaaattctctgattgcagcctCTCTGATATgaatatttctggtttcttaagtcttctgtgataataaactgaatatctttggacaaAAATAGAAATTTGAAAAAACCAAGTCTTTACCCTAAAATTGAACAAATCACATTATGGGGACTTGTTTTTTGTCCCAaaaagggaggcgagtccctaaaatgtgactgtgtaaacagatttacaataccagtcaaaaatGTAGACTCTTTCTCATTCAAGGTGTGTCAAAACATCTGACAGGGACTGTATGTTGCCACAACATGAGTAATACCtgatagagacacacacacacacacacaagtctaAAGAAGTGACTACCtgtagacatttttaaaatatgctttaTGCTATGCTTTACATTTTAGTGCCAAAAGACAAGCTGATGCATCAAATCTTAATGTGTGGACTGTGTTCAAAGAAAAGTAGCACTCATGTGCAGCTGTTAAAAAAATTGTTTCCCTTTATTTGAATCTATTTTCCAGTTGTACAGGAGTCTGAATAACTCTTACAAaccttgaaaaataaaatttgtaGACTATATtagtattaaatatttatttatatatatatatatatacacacatatatatacacacatacacacagtatgtatTACATTAACCATTTCATCACATCTAGTTTGTTGATCCTTAATTATTCCTTTCACATGTTATCATACATTTagtaaacatgttttatgttctgTGTGCTGCTGTTATCTTGACCAGGACACTCAtgtaatattgatatttgatcTCAGTGGTTTCTGACTCAGAGATTACTGGGATTGTCCATATTTGGAGTAATAAAAGTTGTTAATATGACTGATGCTTTTCGTGGGTAAAAAGGGACTAAACCATGTTCTCctacaaaacaaagcaaagtgaAACTGAATCAAAATGATGGATAAAACATATAGTTAGATAGATTTTCAGTCTTTTACAGTCTTTTACTTTGAGTGAGGGTCTGATAGTATGGCGCAAACATGGCACTCCACATCTGTTTGAGCAGTTGAAGA harbors:
- the usp18 gene encoding ubl carboxyl-terminal hydrolase 18 — protein: MGARNNRPSFLFDVRDVRFGMRGLGNYYLSCCVNTLLQTFSATWELTDLLDKWDAAGERTDSCNVPQQLKKVLVAMRSDLPQPANHRDFLHCLDRNYIRLSVQHDADEVFLSILNSMQQQMDDKALALDIQNLYKISEETYLQCLNCNSVQTLATYQLSLSLHIKEDHNSLESCMRSFFEHQELRGIDCCFCAECGKKTPSKQGIKLTSLPPILCVHLKRFRNERGYTRKLGCKVIFPETFDLSEIPREAFLADFAQNDCKYTLYAVVVHFGFALSGHYTAYVRDKREQCWYYADDSHVEKASWEEVQSTYGGRGRGTAYMLMYRRGLKEGGQQPECSG